Genomic segment of Candidatus Nanopelagicales bacterium:
TTAAGGTTGCCGCGTGAACACGAACCCGGTAGTCGAATCCACTCTGTCAGTCGCGGCCGCCGCCCGGGTCGCCTCGGCCAAGCTGGCGGTGCTCACTCGAGCTGACAAGGACGCGGCACTGCTTGCCATCGCCGACGCGCTTGAGAGCAATGTTGATCGCATCGTGACCGCCAACCGAGGCGACGTCGCGAGCGCTCGCCACAACGGCACCAGCGACGCCCTGATCGACCGGCTGACTCTGACCCCTGCGCGGATAGCGGCCATCGCCGAGGCCGTCCGTGACGTGGCTGGTCTCAATGACCCAGTTGGGGAGGTTATCCGCGGATACACGCTGGCCAACGGCCTGCGTATTCGGCAGCTTCGAGTACCCATGGGCGTCGTCGGGATGATCTATGAGGCCCGGCCGAATGTGACCGTGGATGCCGCGGTGCTCGCCCTCAAGAGTGGGAACGCGGCGCTGTTGCGGGGGTCCTCGTCGGCCTACCACTCCAACGTCGCGCTGGTTGCGGTTATGCGCGAGGCGCTGGCGCAGACGGCGGTCCCGGTTGATTGTGTGCTGATGGTTCCCGGAACCACCCACGAATCGGTGGCACAGTTACTGACGGCCCGCGGTCTCGTCGACGTGATCATTCCTCGCGGCGGCGGGGACCTGATCAAGTCGGTGATCGAGAATGCCACTGTCCCAGTCATCGAGACTGGTGTTGGCAATTGCCACGTCTACGTGGATGCCGGTGCCGACATCGACTCAGCGGTCGCGATCGTGCTCAACGCAAAGACCCAACGGCCGAGCGTGTGTAATGCCGCCGAGAGCCTGCTGGTGCATGCCGACATTGCCGACGAGTTCTTGCCCGCCGTGATCAGCGCACTGAATGATGCGGGCGTCACTGTTCACGGTGACGACGAGTTCCAAATCGTCGGGAAGTCCATCAACGTCGACGTGCCCGCAGCCACTGACGAGGACTGGGCTGCCGAGTATTACTCGCTGGACATCGCTGCCGGTGTCGTCGATTCGATCGATGCGGCGATCGATCACATCCGCCGCTGGTCAACCGGTCATACCGAGGCGATTGTCAGTGACTCTGCTGGGGCGATTGAACGATTCGCCAACGAGGTGGACTCTGCCGCCGTGATGGTCAACGCCTCCACTCGGTTCACTGACGGTGCCGAGTTCGGTTTTGGGGCGGAGATCGGCATCTCCACGCAGAAGCTGCATGCCCGCGGTCCCATGGGTCTGACGGAATTGACCACAACAAAATACATCGTTACTGGTGATGGGCATGTGCGTTCCTAGGTCAGCACCGCTAGAGTCTGCGGCATGTTGCTGAACGTGGTCGCCCTCGCGGCAGAGACTGTCAACGGGACCTACCCCGGCGGTTCCAGCGAGTCCAACCCGGTACCGGAGAACATCCAGTACTACCTGCCCGACTGGGGTTACGGGCTATTCGCGTTTGCGGTGCTTGCGATCGCGGTCTACGCCATCACTCGCCTCAACGTCGACCGCTGAGCATCGTTGTCTAGAGTCCCGACGTGGTGAACCGCGTCGGAGTGATGGGTGGCACGTTCGACCCCATCCACTTTGGCCACCTGCTGGCGGCGTCTGAAGTCTGTTTCCGGTTGGATCTTGATCGGGTGATTTTCGTGCCGACGGGCGAGCCATGGCAGAAGGTGGACCGAGTTGTGAGTGATTCGGCGGATCGCCTGCGGATGGCTGAACTCGCCACCGATCCCGACCCGCGGTTCTGCTCCTCCAGGGTTGACGTGGATCGAGCCGGGCCGACCTTCACGGTGGACACTCTTCGCGATCTGGCCCTTGAACTTGAGCCAGACTCCGAACTCTTCTTCATCGCCGGAGCGGACACGCTGACGTCCATCAACACATGGCGCAATGCCGACGAGTTGGCCGGCCTTGCCCACTTCGTTGCGGTGAGCCGCCCCGACCACCAGTTGACCAACCCGACTGGTGCTGCCGTAGACGTCGAACTCGTCGAGATTCCGGGGCTATCGATCTCCTCCAGCGAGTGCCGACGCAGGGTAGGGGCAGGCGAGCCGATCGACTACCTCGTGCCGTCAGCGGTCGTCAGCTTCATTCGCGAGCGTGGTCTGTACTTGGACGTCGTCCGGTGATTCGGCATCAGGACGTGGCGCCGTGACTCGGCGTACGGTCGTCGCGCTCGGCTCACTGGCCCTGGTGGTGGTCTGCATTCTCATCGCCGTCCTGGTGCGTACTCGCCCGGCTGCCAACCCCACGCCCGAGCCGCTGCCATCCCCGTCCACCACCGTGGCGCAGAAGACCATCTTCACCGCAGTTCGTGATGACACTGACGCGATTGCTGGAGCAATCGTGCTCGGCACCGAGGGCTCTCCCGCGACCGGCAGCTGGCTCTCGCTGCAGCCCGGCCTCGGTGTTGATGTGGAGCAGACCGGGACGGTGACCCTCGCCGAGATTGGCCCACGTCCGGTGCCAGCGT
This window contains:
- the nadD gene encoding nicotinate-nucleotide adenylyltransferase, which codes for MGGTFDPIHFGHLLAASEVCFRLDLDRVIFVPTGEPWQKVDRVVSDSADRLRMAELATDPDPRFCSSRVDVDRAGPTFTVDTLRDLALELEPDSELFFIAGADTLTSINTWRNADELAGLAHFVAVSRPDHQLTNPTGAAVDVELVEIPGLSISSSECRRRVGAGEPIDYLVPSAVVSFIRERGLYLDVVR
- a CDS encoding glutamate-5-semialdehyde dehydrogenase: MSVAAAARVASAKLAVLTRADKDAALLAIADALESNVDRIVTANRGDVASARHNGTSDALIDRLTLTPARIAAIAEAVRDVAGLNDPVGEVIRGYTLANGLRIRQLRVPMGVVGMIYEARPNVTVDAAVLALKSGNAALLRGSSSAYHSNVALVAVMREALAQTAVPVDCVLMVPGTTHESVAQLLTARGLVDVIIPRGGGDLIKSVIENATVPVIETGVGNCHVYVDAGADIDSAVAIVLNAKTQRPSVCNAAESLLVHADIADEFLPAVISALNDAGVTVHGDDEFQIVGKSINVDVPAATDEDWAAEYYSLDIAAGVVDSIDAAIDHIRRWSTGHTEAIVSDSAGAIERFANEVDSAAVMVNASTRFTDGAEFGFGAEIGISTQKLHARGPMGLTELTTTKYIVTGDGHVRS